The DNA sequence agagggaggaaaaaaaaaaaaaaagtgatttctgcTCAAAAATTTCTATTCCAGAGCAAGGAGGCGCCTCGGATGGGGCAGGCCAGTGGGCCTGCAGTATAGACCTGGCTGTTTCTCTGCTTGAATTAGAAAGTGGAGCCTGATCTTTGTTCCCCTGCGGGTTTGGGTGCTTCAGGCTGTTGGAGGTGACTCTCCTGGTGTTGTCCTGGTCTGGTTTGGGGCAGAGATGATGGATCCCCTCGGAGGGTGGCTCATGTCTGTGTTTCCCCCTTCTCAGGTGATCTCTCTCTGGACCCAGACACGGCCAACCCCTACCTGGTGCTGTCGGAGGACAAGAGGAGCGTGCGGCTCAGGAGCGCTCCCCAGGAACTCCCAGCAAACCCCAAGAGATTCGATTACTCCTTCTGCGTGCTGGCGGCAGAGGGTTTCGTAGCTGGGAGGCATTActgggaggtggaggtgggagATGGCGAGAGCTGGGTCCTGGGGGCAGCCCGTGAGTCTGTGcgaaggaaggagaaaatcgACTTTGCTCCGGAAGAGGGGATCTGGGCGGTGGGGCTGAACTGGAAGGGGAAGAATTGGGATCAGTATCAGGCTTTCACCTCCCCAGAGACGCCCTTGTCCCTGTGTGAGAGGCCCAGGAAGATCGGGGTGTACCTGGACTACGAAGGCGGGTGGGTGGCGTTTTACAATGCCGATAACATGGCTCCCATCTTCACCTTCACAGCCGCTTTCACCGAAAagatctttcctttcttctggctCTTCTATGTGGGCTCCTCGCTTTCCCTTTGCAATTGACCCGTCCAGTTTCTTTAACCCTCCCCAAGGTGACCTGCAAGTAGTGCCCAGTCCTGTCCCCTTTTCCCCCTTGCTTTCAGAGGACCCCACAACTCCTGACTGTCCCTTGTTCGGCTTTCGGGTTAACGTTTTCTTGTTGCGTTTTAAAGTTTTGAGTCTCTTTAACCCTGAAAAAACCTTCCTTTGGGGCATCGACCATTGAGGGGGGGCTGCTTAAATAGCCCCTACGTGGGGTTGTTTCCCCCACTATGGCCTGTTGTGTAAGCAGCcccatttttattattttttttttttttagtcttgttttgtttgaagtTGGCTGCCCCATGTAAACAGGGATGTAACCAGGGAGAAAAGCTTCCTTAGGGGTTTATCGCATCCTGCATTGATCCGTAGCCAAAGCCACCTGCTTTTGTGCACCCCGGGAAGTTCTTGAGGGCTAGAAAACCTGCGCGAGGAGGAGAGGTGCTGTATCCAAGCCCCGATGTCTGACACCTGTTGCTCTGCAGGTCACCTTttagcttcccccccccccccatcctcgctttcctttcctccttggGAAAGGGTCCAGCCTGTTCCGCGGCTGCTAGCGCTAAGAGAGCAAAACCCGACGATCTCCCTCGtcgcttcccccccccccccccctccccgttaACGCTGAAGCATCCACAGGGCTGGAGTAGAGCGGAGCCCTGGGGAGCGAGTAAAGGGGCGATGGATGCTTTGGGGTCACCCCAAAAGCTGGCAGGGGTGTAGCTGGAGGGGAGAGCCCGCGGGGGCTCGGGCGTGCTCGGCCTTGCAGAGTGCGTGGGGTTGGCtttgtgggggggggggagctccCTCCCGCTGGAAACTCAGGCCGTGTcgtggggaaggagggggaagccTTGTTTTAGGTGTGATCTCGCGCGTGCTTAcaaacccctgcctgcccttgtgTGATCCCGCGATGCTGTTACGTCTCTTTGCCCTGTCACTCTGTTTagtgggaaaataaaagttgctgtgcaaaaaaaaaaaaaaaaaaaaaaaaaaaaccaaccaaaaaaaccccaaccaactaaaaaacccacaaacccagTACCCTCAAAAAAAAGTGCCCAACAGTctgatgtttttctgttctggctgcagaaggaaaagggcaAGTACCCACCATCTGCGCCCAGGAAAGGAcggggtggggaaggggtgctgggctggggggaacTGGGGTGCTTGTTCCAGGAACTGCCCCAGATTTCAGGAAAACCCTGAGCAGCAGCGGGGCAGGCGCCCATGATACGGGGCGTCTCTGTGCCGCCGCTAACCCTGCTGTTTGCCCTTGGGCCAGGAGCTCTCTCAACCCATTTTTGGGGTTAAATGCCTTCGTTATCACTTTCTCTAAGCCGACAGCACAGTTGGGAGAAGGGGCCACACTCTGGCTCACAGCTGGGATTTAGTCCttgttgcagctgctgctcagaatTAGTGGAAAAACCCACCTCTAGCACTCTTCTCTCCTGGAacgtgcttttttttaaaattttattttcacccTCCAATTGCTATTTGAGGTCACAGCCTGACTTGTAATCCCTACAGCCAGCCCCAGTTTGAGTCCCCGGTTCCCACAGGCgctccagcctccctgcagcccctttATCTGTGTCAAAAGCATCTTCCAGCCCCCACTTGGcagggttttgggtttttttgataaaCCCTGTTGAGCTGTGACCTTCAAGGCTGCGTAACTACTACAGTCCTTTGCAAAAAGGCTCAATAAAAGGCAagggatgctcagagggctgggggaagcGTCACCGGATCAAGTAATGCCCATTTCTGAGGCCAGAACCTACTGTTGACTTCCCGATCTAACTCgcccttatttttttttttttattgtgctaAATACAGATGACCTTTGGCCGGGGTGTTGAGGCAGGCTGCACACACAGAAGTCTTGCTTTTCTACCTCTTGTTTTTCATAGAAACAGCACTGAGGTGCAGAGGCGGCTGGCGCAAGTGGGGAAACCCacttattttatgtaaaaaaaaaaaaaaaaaaaaaaaaaaaaagtctttattaaGGGCCCTGGCAATGCCTCCGGCAGCCTCACGCTCCCTCCTCGCAGGAAGATGCTCTCTGCTTGTGGCGGTGCTGCTGCGAGCTTGAgggaagcccaggctggggtgggAAAGCCTTCGGTGGGATTTCCCCCTGTCCCTTGTATTTTTGGCACCTGGACGTGCTGCTGCCACGTGCCGTGGGGGCCGGCGTCATTTCACCTTGCTGCCTTGGTCCTCCTGGCCCCACGGGAGGCCACGAACTGGAGGATGAGTCCTGCTACAAGCCAACGCCATCCGTCACCTGGCCTCAGGGCGCAGCTGGATCCTGCCCACCGCCCCTCTGATACTCGGCTGAGGCTGCAAAAGGAGACGGGGGGGTCTTCTCCGGTTCACCGCTACTCCCCGGAGCGTCTCCGAGCCCTGGCATCTCCACGGCCACCATTCCGGGTACCTccggctgctccagccctgcctgcatccctgcgcCGAGGTTGGGCGGTGGGGatggcacagcctgcccctGGCCCCCCTCAGCTTGTGGGGGTCCACCGGGCACCTCCGGGTGACTTTTGCTTTTATGGGCAGTGACGTTGTCTTTCTTCTCAAACTTCTTGCCACAGATGTCACAGGAGAACTGGTAGAAGGAGTCAGCGTCGTGTTTCTTCATGTGCCAGTTCAGGGAGGCTTTCTGGCGGCAGGTGAAGCCACAGATCTCACACCTGGGAGAAAGCGGGGCAGGATTCAAGGTAAAAtcatcttgaaaaaaaacccagaaaggtGCTACAAGGGATTAAGCACGAGGGAGAACGGGCCCCGCATCATCTTGATGCTGCAGTTCTAGGTGGGTTTAGCAAAGCCACTGCTCTTAGTTCTGTGTGGCTTCAGCACACCCTCCAGGCAAGGAAACGCACTGCTCTCATTAAATCCCAGCTTATTAAAAGCTTCTCCAAATCGAGCCCACGCCCTGAAGCTGCTGGATCAGACCGCAGCCGGCCCTGGGGCCAGCAACCTtcaggcaaagcaaaaataacagcCGGTCCTCCGGCTGCCCGTGGCAGGCAGCTCAGGTCTCCATAGAGCCACGCACCAAGAAGCTGATTTCGAGTTGAAGAGCAACAAGAAGAAATCCTGATGGCACCCGGGGAGTCCAACGGTCACAAGGATGGGACTGGTACTTACTGCAGGGGTTTCTCCCCTGTGTGGATACGCCTGTGGATGATCAAGTTGCTGCTGGTACGAAAGGAACGGGCGCAGAATTCACAGATATAGTCCCGCTTGTCTGTggggcagaagaaaaaacaaaaaaccaaacaaaaccaacaactaGGGGCTGATCCAGCCTAGAAGAGCAGTCTGGGGGCCCTTCCTGATGTATTTTAGGAGGCAGGATGCTTtcccagcacagaaacagagatGGACAATAGATCTTgggagcagaaagcaaagaggtGTGAACATCTACCAGGGACGCAAACGTGAATGGTGAGGCGGTGGCGATGGCCAGCCGTAACCCAGCAGAGGTGGGACCTGCGCAGGGGAGGACGTACGGGGAGGTACGTATCTGTACGGGAGGGGTCCGTGCCTGCAGACAGGCAGCCAGCTCTCACCGCTGTGCAGTTTCTCGTGCTCCTTGAGGTGCTTCTTGAAGTTGAAGGACTTCCCGCAGCTGGGCTCTGAGCAGGTGAAGGTCTTCTGGTGGACATGCTGGTACTTCTTGTGGTGCTGCcgtttggaggagaaaaagggggaggaagaagagaggaggtCGGTGCTGAGAAGCTGCGCTTGAAGAAAGCCCAAGGGCACCTTCCagcaacaccccccccccccccgccccatttTGCTCCCTGAAGCACAAAGTGGGACATCAAGTGACCTCCGGCACCCTGAGCCGCTGCTGAGCACACGGGGCCAAGTCCCGTACCTATCACCCAGCTTCAAAAAGCCACAGGCAATTCAGGTTGCCCAATTCCAGCTCTGGAACAACAGCCAAGACACCCCGAACCAAGCTTGGCCAGGCAAAACCTGACTCATCTGGTGGGTCACCAGAGCTCCCAGTAGCCCCAGAAGAGACGGGGAGTGGGAGGGCTGCTCGGCTGCACCTCCCGGGGTGCGAGAGGGGGATTTAAGCCCAACAGTTGCCCCCAGCCCTCACATTCAGGTACTGGCGGTTGGAGAAGATCTTGCCACAGCCTTCAAAGTCGCACAGGAGGATCTCGCGCTTCGCTGCCTTCCTGCGGGAGACAAGGTGGAAGCCATCATCAGGATGAGCAGGAAGGAGAGCCAAAACAGCTGCGGCTTTTGGATTTGGCACCCCGCTAAGTCCTCCTCCCCCATCTTCCCTCTTACCCACCCACCAAAGGCTTAAGTTAGGCAAATAAAGTCCTTCGGGAGGCTCCCGTCAGAGCAAGCGTTGCTTGTCCAGGGTGTCCCACCATGGAAGGGCTGGGAAATGGCACGTcagcttctcccttccccaccagccccacgtACCTGATCCTCTTCGGGCCGATCTGGGCCATGTCCTCGTCGCACGGCCGGGCTCGCCTCTTGCAGCTGCAACGAGAAAGAAGCACCTTGAGCGAGGGTCTTGTCCCCTCTCTCTGTCCGCAGCCTCAGAGCCAATAAGCCGTGGTCCTCCAGCCTCGCAGCTGATGGGTTTCCGAGCAAACCCTACATTAAAATCATCCTCTGGGCGAccatttatcttttatttcttccattttgggAATTCAACCTCTCTCGCCCTCAGAGCAGGAAACTGCGTTAACAAATGCACCTTTCAGACACTATAAATAGGAATATATTCTTTATTACTCATTACAAAAAGTCTTTCACATGGTTTTGGGTATGTCCCAGGTCATTTAAGATTGCTGTCAACCTCACGCCAGCCTCGTTCAATCTACAATTTATCCTCAGCTCCGTGGAAACAGCAGCTATTTCTGGCTGACATCCTGAAATTAAAGAAAGCTACGTTAAAAAAACAGGCGTTCTTTTGTGGGGAGGAGAAATAAAGAGATCGTTAATAGATGAGGATGCCAGACCACATCCTcagcactgaataaaaatagGGGCTGGGCATCTTTGTCCACAatctcttaaaaatgttttagcaTCAGCTCATGATGGCATTGCCTTTGGGAAGCGAGAAGAAGATGAGTACACCCAAGTCTGTAAGCTCTTGCTTTCACtcataaaatagtattttatctCTATTCTTCCAGTTGCTGCAACGAGGGCGGGGAAAATGAGTCAAACGCTTGTAAATACAACCTCTGTAACCAAACTCAGCGTTGGAGAGGGCAGCGCGGACCTGAACCTTACAAAGGGCTTTGGAGACAGAGGGTTGAAAGCCCCAAAACTGCACCGGTGGCCCAGGAAAGCCAACGGCCGCTTGCATCAGCCGCTTCTGCAAATCTCCGGGTGCATCTTTAGGCACTAACGCACTTTTGGAGGTCTGAACACCAGGATTTTGAATGGAAAGCATGCAGGACTTCAAGAAATGCCAGAGAGAGAAcgaaaataaaaatatccctCTTCTAATTTGCTTTTGGCCTTAACAAGGACTACCTAGAACTAACCCAAACCTTTCCACCCTCAAACTGAATTTAAGAGCCTGGTGTCCCCTGCTGCTACATGTCCAGCaatgggcagggagaggagaaaagcaacTGCCAGATTTACCgtcacattttcctttgctgggaCTGGGTCTCAGGGAGGGCATTCACTCTTCCAGTGAGCTGTGAGGCAGTTTCAGAGCTGAAAGGAGACAGAAGggtgtttaaaacaaaaaagcgGCAGCAATACCATGTCAAAGTGAAAAAGTAAATTGATAAAAGCCTTAACAGAGCAGCACAATACTTACGTGGCAAGTTCTGGGGcatgtgttttgctgctggtcCCATCTTTCATAGGACGCAGGAAGGCAAGATGTGTTACAGAGCGGTGTTACATGGTCACTTCAGCTAACTCCAgtgaaaaaaagggggttttaaCACCCTCGTCGTATTCAAAGTGTAAGAAAATCCAGCAAGGCGATATCTCCTTGTGCGTCAGACCCAAGGGGCAACGCACGGACAATCCTCTTGTTTCAGCATTGAGACCAAACTCTATGTTAAATATTCTTGCATAAAGACCCAGCAAATAACTGAGTTATGATCTGAGCTTATTTAGAACAGAAAAGTGAACCCTGAGCCCACACGGCTgggaagaaaagattaaaacctGACCCTCGGCCGCAAACAGGCAGTGGTAGAGTGCTTGCAAGATAAGTTAATTGTAAATAAGTCATTACCAAGCTATCCCTTGACCAACACTTGGGTCACAggtgctgctgttgcttctcATCTCCCCATGGGCTTGAGCTGCTGGGCAATAGAGCTGGGCATATAGAACTGTTCTGGCTGCTGGAGGCCCCGTATCTATAGGTGGAGACAGCAGTCCCTGCGCTTACGCAGAAGGCGGAGGGGTGGGACACATGCATTTTTTGCTACTGCAACCTCCAGGCTGCTCAGTGGCCTCAGCACCCACCACAGTGGAGATTTAAGGGGTCTTTGTCCCCCTCTGAGGGCAATCCTTGCCCCAGCAGTACATCCTTGCTCCTTGACCACCCAGGACCGGTTCCATGAGAGACACAGTGGACGAAACAAAGACTCGTTAAGCCCTGCCGTAGCGCGATCGGTATGCCAGACCCCAGCTTTGCAAGTTCCAGCAGGCAGCGAGGCCAAGGAACGCAGCTCTGCCCTGTGGATGATGGCACCACGAGAAGGCTTAAATGCCCCCTGGGGACACGTGGCTCTTGCCTGACCCAGAGCTCAGGGCTTGAACATCATTTCTTGTTGGGTTGGATGGTTTCCATCTGGTTTCTTAGCACGCAAAGTAGCATCACCTCCAACATACCCCAAAACTCTCGTTCGGTGTCCACGGAGAGAGCCCGATGCCCGTCTCTCATGTCATCACACTGATGTGGCCACCATGGCTCACCTGACTCGTCCACTCATCTCCGATGGGGTGGAGCTGGTCAGACTCGGCTCATTTCGGGGCTGCTCCTCCTTTATGGGTTTCTTACGGGCTTTGGTCTGGCTTTGTTGTCGCTGCAGCTCAGAGTCACTGGGGGAGAAGACAAGACATGGGACAGGGAAGATCGTTTAGATGGTTGGATGTGGTAGAACATTGCTTGGATGCGGCTGGATTTGGCTGGACGTGATTGGACGTGGTTAAGCGCTCCTCACCTGTCCAGAGATGGGTGGTAGTTCTCATCACGCAGGTCATCGGTGTAGGCAAGGTCATCATCCTCGGCAAAGTCCTcgtcctcctcttcctcttggGGCTCAGCCCCCTGCTCCGTTTTCTCCTCTGGAACGAGTGCACTGCAGGAACACAACAATcactcagctctgctgcagcacattttAATCAGGGAAGGTCTTTACTAAAACACTGGCTGCCCACTGAAGAACTCGAGGGATGAGATGGATGGGTCCAAACTTGACCTTCAACTCCAGAGAGCCCACTTAGACACCGGGGGGAAGAGTCATGCATAACGCCACTCACCTCCTGTGATCTTCTGCCGTGGTCCCCATCTCTGCTGGCACTTTGGGAGCTGCAAGAAGATGATGGGAGCTGCAGTAAGTTGAAGTGGGGCTGGTTGAGCCGGGATGttgggagaggcagaggagggcagggagtggGCTAGCAGCAGGGGTGGGAAGCCTGCAGGTTTTGGAAAGGACCTGCATGCTGCCACCCCACTGACCAGAAGAAATGAGGGCCAAGTTACTCCAAAACACTCTACTGGAAGAAGCTCAGCCTCTTCTCAAGTAGCTACTACAGGGcactgcatggaaaaaaaaaaagagacttttcTCCCTGATTTTCAGTCTGGGTGAACAACAAGAGCTGCGGCTCTTGGAAACTGCTGAGAGCTGCATCTGTGTGGGCTCAGCAAGGTCTTCTGCTCAACACCTGTAATGAACCTGAGGTCCCCCAGTTCTACTTTTCCAGGGGAAGGACGGAGAAGATAAGGGTTCATTTTGTGGTAGGAACGAGTCTGGTGGGAGACGCCTTTACCCGTTTTTCCAGCAAAGGCCCAGAGATTTGTTTTACATGATGGTGCTGTCAAATATGGAGCAAGAGGGAGACAACAGGGTTGGGGCAACATCTTATCCCAGTGAGGTGGTGGTCAATGTGCCCCTAGGACTGGGAGAAGGGCTGAAGATGGGGAATCAAGAAGCCAATGGGGAAATGAGggtggagaaggaaggggaTGCAGAGGAGCTCACCTGCATCACCATCATCACCACCATCGCtaccagctgctggctcctctcTCTGGTCCCCATCAGCGACGGGCGACTGAGCTGCTCCCTCCAGTTTGGCTTCGCCCTTCCCAGCACCGGACCCAGCGGCCAGCCCTGCTCGGCGGAGCGAGCGCCGGCGGCCGGTGGTTGGTGGGGGCGTGCACCCCGAGTCCCCCTGTCGTTCCTCTCCGTGGTGGCTGGTCGTGGGGGTCCGGTACCCCGCTGCCTCAGGGACACCCCAGGAGAAGCTGTGCCCAGCCACACATTCCCACACCAGCTGGGACgtgctgcctggagctgggggcTTCACGTCGGGGATGAAACCACACTCTTGGCCATGACCATGGGACAGGGCAACCAGGCGCTGCAGGGCATCGGcatggagaaggctgggctccGGCTCGCCTGGTGAAGGCACAAAAAAACCAGACGAATTGGTGAAGGTCAGCTTTGTAGTTGCTCTCCACCGTGTAAAGCCAGTGTAGGGCAGCTGGGACATCTGCTAGGGTCACCCTCCACCTTCCCCACCACCTCATGCAGGCTCTGCTGTTCCCACCATATTAAGACCTCCACTTTTTTACCAACCCCCAAAACCTCAAATatcccacaccccccccaccccccccaaaaaagaaggCTGGGGATGCCAACAACGCAAACACAGGCAAACCCAGGGAGCAATTTGCCCCCTGCCAGGGGGGTGAACGACTCCAGGTCCATCTCCAGCGCCCAGGTGCTCAGCACAATGCGCATCTCCTCTCTTGACCGTAAACCCCTTTTTGGACCCAAAATCATCGAGGATTTGGGGTGGGAGGCACCTACCTGGGCTCCAGACGCAGCCGTGGGAGCTGTACCTGCAgtgggaggagggggagtgagcaagctCAGACCTTTCTTTTCCCCGTCCCAAGGGTTTTTAAGGGTTTTGCAGCCCCCCGCTCAGACCTGTCGAGGAGGAACTGGGCCAACTGGGAGTGCAGGGCGAAGCCGAGCTGCTCCTTGAGGCGACACCAGCGTTCCAGGTGCCCCCCGATGCGGATGCGGCATTTACTGCGGCGGGCATCCAGCTCCCGGCGCTTCTGCCGTCGGATGCAGTCGGGGACGCGCTGCCGGCCCGGGCGGCCCAGCTCCatggcggggggctgggggggcacacaGGGATGGGACACGGGAGGGGATCCCGGGGTGGCCAGGCGCCATGCGGGGGCGGGCACGGagggtgctggagggggagTCGGGGGGACACGGGGCGGCCCAGCaccgcggcggggccggggggccgcAGCGTGGGCCCGGGGCACAGGCCAccgcgcccgccccccgccaACTGAAACCCCGCCccctcccgcagccccgcccACAACTCCGCTTGGCTCCTCCCCTCCCGGATCCCGCCTTTCTCCTGTCGCCCCCACCCGCAAGCCCCGCCTCCCGCCTTCCCGCCAtttccccccgctccccccccccccccccccccccgacctcccccgccgcagccccgtTCCCGCCACCGGGCCTTAAAGCGGGCGCTGCGGCGGGGGAAGGGAAAGACGACGGGAAGAGAAGGGCCGGGGCTCCGGCCCGCTACCGCCATCCCGGCCGCAGCCGTCCCGCCCGCCGGCAAACCTCCTCCGCCGGGCCGCGCTCCATCTCACCCCGAGGTGGCCCCACCCCAGGGCCGTGCCCCCTTTAAGAGCCAGaggcgccccccccccccatcgcTCACGCTGCTCAGGGACCGGCACAAGATGGCGAagggcccgccccgccgcgcatGCGCAGCacggccccgccccccctcgccccgcccgccgccggccccacGCTCGCGGGCGCCATGTTGGACTCGGGATCCAGCGTCAGGGGAGCGGGGGTAGACGTGGTCCCGGTTTCGGTCTTTTTTGAGGTGAAATATTCCTCCTTGCAGGCAATTTTACAGCCGCGCCGAAGGTATTTTTCATCTCCACTCTTGGGGTGTGGTTTGGTTGCCATCAGAGGAGAAGGTGGAGCCCAGAACCAGCCCCATACCCCTTCCCTTGGAGCCGGCCCCGAAGCCGtaccaataataataatataagtATAAACAGTAAGATAAAAGCTAACGCAGCCGTAGTGTCACCCCAGTGTGGCCTGTTCCATGCTCGCCCTATGCTCCTTCCCATTGCtccaaggttttttttccagtgacgGCTGAGTCATGCCCATTGCCCAAATTATCCTGGTTTTACATACCGTTTTCCCCACCCACTtgagcatctttttttttttcgggctctgctctcccagcaACAGCTTGTCTCATCGACAAAGCTGTTAGAAACTTAGCACGTCTTGCCAGCGTATTTCT is a window from the Falco peregrinus isolate bFalPer1 chromosome 21, bFalPer1.pri, whole genome shotgun sequence genome containing:
- the LOC106112281 gene encoding zinc finger protein 692-like isoform X2; amino-acid sequence: MELGRPGRQRVPDCIRRQKRRELDARRSKCRIRIGGHLERWCRLKEQLGFALHSQLAQFLLDRYSSHGCVWSPGEPEPSLLHADALQRLVALSHGHGQECGFIPDVKPPAPGSTSQLVWECVAGHSFSWGVPEAAGYRTPTTSHHGEERQGDSGCTPPPTTGRRRSLRRAGLAAGSGAGKGEAKLEGAAQSPVADGDQREEPAAGSDGGDDGDAAPKVPAEMGTTAEDHRSALVPEEKTEQGAEPQEEEEDEDFAEDDDLAYTDDLRDENYHPSLDSDSELQRQQSQTKARKKPIKEEQPRNEPSLTSSTPSEMSGRVSCKRRARPCDEDMAQIGPKRIRKAAKREILLCDFEGCGKIFSNRQYLNHHKKYQHVHQKTFTCSEPSCGKSFNFKKHLKEHEKLHSDKRDYICEFCARSFRTSSNLIIHRRIHTGEKPLQCEICGFTCRQKASLNWHMKKHDADSFYQFSCDICGKKFEKKDNVTAHKSKSHPEVPGGPPQAEGGQGQAVPSPPPNLGAGMQAGLEQPEVPGMVAVEMPGLGDAPGSSGEPEKTPPSPFAASAEYQRGGGQDPAAP
- the LOC106112281 gene encoding zinc finger protein 692-like isoform X1; translated protein: MERGPAEEPPAMELGRPGRQRVPDCIRRQKRRELDARRSKCRIRIGGHLERWCRLKEQLGFALHSQLAQFLLDRYSSHGCVWSPGEPEPSLLHADALQRLVALSHGHGQECGFIPDVKPPAPGSTSQLVWECVAGHSFSWGVPEAAGYRTPTTSHHGEERQGDSGCTPPPTTGRRRSLRRAGLAAGSGAGKGEAKLEGAAQSPVADGDQREEPAAGSDGGDDGDAAPKVPAEMGTTAEDHRSALVPEEKTEQGAEPQEEEEDEDFAEDDDLAYTDDLRDENYHPSLDSDSELQRQQSQTKARKKPIKEEQPRNEPSLTSSTPSEMSGRVSCKRRARPCDEDMAQIGPKRIRKAAKREILLCDFEGCGKIFSNRQYLNHHKKYQHVHQKTFTCSEPSCGKSFNFKKHLKEHEKLHSDKRDYICEFCARSFRTSSNLIIHRRIHTGEKPLQCEICGFTCRQKASLNWHMKKHDADSFYQFSCDICGKKFEKKDNVTAHKSKSHPEVPGGPPQAEGGQGQAVPSPPPNLGAGMQAGLEQPEVPGMVAVEMPGLGDAPGSSGEPEKTPPSPFAASAEYQRGGGQDPAAP